In Aedes albopictus strain Foshan chromosome 3, AalbF5, whole genome shotgun sequence, the following are encoded in one genomic region:
- the LOC134292111 gene encoding uncharacterized protein LOC134292111 → MASFFQRLDNEFGSGTRTLFKDYATQNRKLGNMVTRKDFLLRCRRTGVFPTHITNVFRCVFPLIEDNSPYLHELERHVARFKKAILNVEIKHTFHTVKQLKRNLSDLKIRISHAVPENESKTFFENQDSFLERHISTSSSRTDRKYQSIIDRSLEATANRMPSHNTKAILNSTDVTIPKDVELLLSMGSRFAIPYTDINELPIYHLIADVENIIQTNHGEEFQERNRCAVANLIQNFLHAERGKGRHDAATNFYRSTTKTTRAFLKEHPELVIAEADKGNRTVVMKRDEYEGKMQRMIDDDDTYLKLNRDPTAGYQKRNNNFAKRLADLKLIDRVTEKRMKTYKATAPRIYGAPKAHKEGLPLRPVVPCMTSPSYTLSQYVGKIIQKSITGKYDATDSFTFCEYINSVQLPPDYVLISLDVVSLFTCIPKDLVIRDVINNWENIKQHTDINLDLFLEMTEFCIDCSYFRFKGQFYQQVFGTAMGNPLSPTIADLVMETLLDNVVTRVSFPFPVLKKYVDDLMLAVPKDKIEEVRTIFNSYHEKIQFTVEVEQEGKIPFLDLLLVRQSDQTIKTEWYIKPIASGRFLNYHSAHSTKQKVNVANNFIHRVKTFSTNVEPSATRDIIFTQLKRNDYPTAMINRLIDRSRERQVNTTNDDVTSSEEMIYRSMVHVGQLSGNIQKVLRKDYPNVTISSKNAKTVGNLLPPVKDVVDKNSRSNVIYNIPCANCSACYVGMTSNKLQTRISSHRSCSNRLENMWDQGKTTEDVEVAQLRERTALLDHSAANRHVFAFDRTRIVDASLKKQNLHILETCHIINTPNTVNKRTDTDNLSNTYAGVLHTLKNNTRSQAVQQANESVQQELTQTE, encoded by the coding sequence ATGGCAAGTTTCTTTCAACGACTGGACAATGAATTCGGATCCGGGACCAGAACACTGTTCAAAGATTACGCCACGCAGAATCGAAAACTCGGAAACATGGTGACAAGAAAGGACTTCCTTCTCAGATGCAGGAGAACGGGGGTGTTTCCAACGCACATAACAAACGTCTTCAGGTGCGTCTTTCCGTTAATCGAAGACAACAGTCCGTACCTCCACGAACTGGAACGACACGTCGCCCGATTCAAGAAGGCAATCTTGAACGTCGAAATCAAACACACCTTCCATACAGTGAAACAGCTCAAGCGAAATCTTTCCGATCTTAAGATTCGGATCAGCCACGCAGTGCCGGAGAACGAAAGCAAAACCTTCTTCGAGAATCAAGATTCGTTCCTCGAACGGCACATCAGCACAAGCTCAAGTAGGACAGACAGGAAGTATCAAAGTATCATCGATCGCTCGTTGGAGGCGACCGCCAATCGGATGCCGAGCCACAACACGAAAGCGATACTCAACAGCACTGACGTCACGATTCCAAAAGACGTCGAGCTGCTTCTTAGTATGGGGTCAAGGTTTGCGATTCCATACACAGACATCAATGAACTTCCTATCTACCACTTGATAGCGGACGTGGAGAACATCATCCAAACCAACCACGGGGAAGAGTTCCAAGAACGCAACAGGTGCGCGGTTGCGAAtctcatccagaactttctccacGCAGAGAGAGGAAAGGGGAGACACGATGCGGCGACCAATTTCTACAGGAGCACCACCAAAACGACGAGAGCGTTCCTAAAAGAACACCCAGAATTGGTCATAGCCGAGGCGGACAAGGGGAACAGAACAGTGGTGATGAAACGGGACGAATACGAAGGCAAAATGCAACGCATGATCGACGATGACGACACGTACCTAAAACTCAACCGCGATCCAACGGCGGGGTACCAAAAGCGTAACAACAATTTCGCCAAACGCCTGGCGGATCTGAAACTCATCGATCGTGTCACCGAGAAAAGGATGAAAACCTACAAAGCGACAGCTCCCCGAATATACGGCGCCCCAAAAGCGCACAAGGAGGGACTACCACTGAGACCGGTGGTACCGTGCATGACGTCACCGTCGTACACACTGTCGCAGTACGTAGGCAAGATCATCCAAAAATCCATCACCGGCAAGTATGATGCGACAGACTCGTTCACGTTCTGCGAATACATCAACAGTGTGCAGTTGCCGCCGGATTACGTCCTGATTTCCTTGGACGTCGTATCGTTGTTCACCTGCATCCCCAAAGACTTGGTAATACGTGACGTCATCAACAACTGGGAAAACATCAAGCAACACACCGATATAAACCTGGACCTGTTCTTGGAGATGACCGAATTCTGTATCGATTGCAGCTACTTCCGGTTCAAGGGACAGTTTTACCAACAAGTCTTCGGCACAGCGATGGGCAACCCATTATCACCCACCATCGCGGATCTAGTGATGGAGACATTGCTAGACAACGTCGTGACGAGAGTGAGCTTCCCGTTCCCAGTGTTGAAGAAGTATGTGGACGACCTGATGCTGGCAGTTCCCAAGGACAAGATCGAAGAGGTGAGAACAATTTTCAACAGCTACCATGAGAAAATTCAGTTCACGGTGGAAGTCGAACAAGAAGGGAAAATTCCGTTTCTAGACTTGCTCTTGGTTCGACAGTCAGACCAAACGATCAAAACAGAGTGGTATATTAAGCCGATCGCCTCAGGGCGTTTCCTGAATTACCACTCCGCCCACAGCACAAAACAGAAGGTGAACGTGGCGAACAATTTCATTCACCGCGTCAAGACCTTCTCTACCAACGTCGAACCAAGTGCAACACGTGACATCATTTTCACCCAACTAAAACGGAACGATTACCCCACTGCAATGATAAACCGCCTCATCGATCGATCGAGGGAACGACAGGTTAACACCACCAATGATGACGTCACGAGCAGCGAGGAGATGATTTACCGATCGATGGTACATGTAGGACAGTTATCAGGAAACATCCAAAAAGTCCTGAGGAAGGACTATCCGAATGTCACCATCAGCTCGAAGAATGCGAAAACTGTAGGAAATCTTCTGCCTCCGGTAAAAGACGTTGTGGACAAGAACAGTAGATCAAACGTGATTTACAACATCCCATGTGCTAACTGCTCCGCGTGCTACGTAGGCATGACATCAAACAAACTACAAACGAGGATCTCCAGTCACCGCTCCTGTTCCAACCGGCTGGAAAACATGTGGGACCAAGGGAAGACGACGGAGGACGTGGAGGTAGCACAGCTACGAGAACGAACAGCGCTGCTAGATCACTCGGCTGCCAACCGCCATGTCTTCGCTTTCGATCGTACACGAATCGTGGATGCTAGTCTTAAGAAACAAAACTTACACATACTAGAAACATGTCATATTATAAACACACCGAACACAGTGAACAAGCGCACCGATACAGACAATCTGAGCAATACGTACGCCGGCGTACTACACACTTTAAAAAACAATACACGAAGTCAGGCCGTCCAACAGGCAAACGAATCGGTACAACAAGAGTTAACACAAACAgagtaa